In Gammaproteobacteria bacterium, one DNA window encodes the following:
- the grxC gene encoding glutaredoxin 3 — MPKVIMYTTSFCPYCRMAENLLRAKGVQEIEKIRVDLEPQQRIEMMGKTGRRTVPQIYIGEKHVGGYDDLAQLDRAGELAVLLAN; from the coding sequence ATGCCCAAGGTGATTATGTATACAACAAGTTTTTGCCCTTATTGCAGAATGGCGGAAAACTTATTGCGCGCAAAGGGTGTGCAGGAAATTGAGAAAATCCGCGTTGATCTCGAGCCGCAACAACGTATCGAGATGATGGGGAAGACTGGGCGGCGTACCGTTCCGCAGATCTACATAGGCGAAAAGCATGTCGGCGGCTATGATGACCTGGCGCAACTGGATCGCGCAGGTGAATTGGCCGTTCTGCTGGCCAATTGA
- a CDS encoding peptidoglycan DD-metalloendopeptidase family protein translates to MRVISTLFRINLIYPETRTFNPNLTKHIRSILATCALTFIYALPGYANNQDNLKLLRERIQSLQKDLANKETLKQDTTDALQDTERAINSIAQKMAKLIEHDRQAVEEYKLLQMQYKKISDEIETERNQLEKLFYQQYIGGRQDYLRLVLNQQDPHQIARDIYYYRLLSQARANSIQNLQHNQDEIETLTKASRQKKDEITANQTEYFNQRKKLEQEKAKHKMVLAQVSGQISQQQQEISKLEKDEKRLTNLVNEINQLLVKEKPNNTVINNQLPNATGAGVAFSALKGKLNLPVRGKLVNTFGGQRSGKHVTWKGLFIESPPGSEVKAISAGRVVFADWLRGFGNLIILDHGNNYMSLYGNNATLHKQVGEPIRGGDTIATVGNSSGNTDSGLYFELRHGGKPFDPLTWIKIE, encoded by the coding sequence TTGCGCGTGATCAGCACACTATTTCGAATAAACCTCATCTATCCGGAAACTCGTACGTTTAATCCCAACCTTACAAAGCATATTCGCTCAATACTGGCAACTTGCGCTCTGACCTTCATTTATGCACTGCCAGGATATGCAAACAATCAGGATAATCTCAAACTGCTGCGCGAGCGCATCCAATCACTGCAAAAGGATCTAGCAAACAAGGAAACGCTAAAACAAGACACGACGGATGCATTGCAAGATACGGAGCGTGCAATCAATAGCATTGCGCAAAAAATGGCCAAACTCATCGAACATGACCGGCAAGCCGTAGAAGAGTATAAATTGCTGCAAATGCAGTACAAAAAAATCAGCGATGAAATTGAAACTGAACGCAATCAGCTTGAAAAATTGTTTTACCAACAATATATCGGCGGACGACAAGATTACTTACGATTGGTATTGAATCAGCAAGACCCCCACCAGATCGCCCGCGATATTTATTATTACCGGCTGCTCTCGCAAGCACGCGCAAATAGCATCCAAAATCTTCAGCACAATCAAGATGAAATTGAAACCCTGACAAAAGCAAGCCGTCAAAAAAAAGATGAAATCACCGCCAACCAGACTGAATATTTCAATCAACGTAAAAAACTTGAACAAGAAAAAGCCAAGCACAAAATGGTACTCGCACAAGTATCAGGGCAGATTAGCCAGCAACAACAGGAAATAAGCAAACTTGAAAAGGATGAAAAGCGCTTAACTAATTTAGTCAATGAGATTAATCAACTGCTTGTTAAAGAAAAGCCCAATAATACGGTTATTAATAATCAGCTCCCCAATGCTACCGGTGCCGGCGTCGCATTTTCAGCATTAAAGGGAAAATTAAATTTGCCGGTACGCGGGAAACTTGTAAACACCTTTGGTGGTCAACGCTCAGGTAAACACGTGACGTGGAAAGGTTTATTTATAGAATCTCCTCCCGGCAGCGAGGTCAAAGCAATTTCCGCGGGCCGAGTGGTGTTTGCAGACTGGTTGAGAGGGTTTGGCAATTTGATAATTCTGGATCACGGAAACAACTATATGAGCTTATATGGCAATAATGCAACACTTCACAAACAAGTCGGCGAGCCGATCCGCGGCGGAGATACGATTGCAACTGTTGGAAATAGCAGCGGAAATACCGATTCAGGTTTGTACTTTGAACTTCGTCACGGAGGAAAGCCGTTTGACCCGTTGACGTGGATAAAAATAGAATGA
- the secB gene encoding protein-export chaperone SecB: MSEQQQPVFAIEKIYVKDLSLEIPNAPNIFLERDTPEINLQLGTKSQGIGEGLYEVLLTVTVTAKIKDKIMFLVEAQQAGIFRIRNIPNGEIDPVLGIGCPNILFPYLREVVSDVVTRAGFPPVILNPVNFEAIYQQKRAETKPN, from the coding sequence ATGAGTGAGCAACAGCAACCAGTTTTTGCCATAGAAAAAATCTATGTGAAGGATTTGTCCTTGGAGATCCCCAACGCACCAAATATCTTTCTGGAAAGAGATACACCGGAAATTAATTTGCAGCTTGGAACCAAGAGTCAAGGGATCGGCGAGGGGCTGTACGAGGTGCTGCTAACGGTAACGGTAACCGCTAAGATAAAAGACAAGATCATGTTCCTGGTTGAAGCACAACAGGCAGGAATTTTCCGTATCCGCAATATACCGAATGGAGAAATAGATCCTGTGCTGGGAATTGGATGTCCTAACATTCTCTTTCCTTATTTGCGGGAAGTGGTGTCGGATGTTGTGACGCGCGCGGGCTTCCCGCCGGTTATTCTCAATCCAGTTAATTTTGAGGCCATTTATCAGCAGAAAAGAGCGGA
- a CDS encoding S41 family peptidase: MSNVIKKTGLILIGAIAGMMLSLNFSAIAKKDNIEAIHPLPIEELRTFAQVFGRIKSDYVESVEDKKLITEAINGMLIGLDPHSSYLDKDEYKELQIGTQGEFGGLGIQVTMEDGVVKVISPIEDTPAFRAGIKTGDLIVKLDDTVVKGMTLNDAIKLMRGKPNTSIKITIVREGETEPLVFNLVRDIIKIQSVKSKMIEPGYAYIRITQFQEQTGENLAQAIKTLFAGSNGTMKGLILDLRNDPGGLLNGAVAVSAAFLPENALVVYTEGRSPDAKMKLHANPEYYLRGPDEDYLKGLPAEVKTVPMITLVNGGSASASEIVAGALQDHKRSVVMGSQTFGKGSVQTILPLGNNTAIKLTTARYYTPNGQSIQAQGITPDVLDETDSGDEQRLREADLNRHLSNGKKTEKKTAPEVDKAALKPAGEKKEKKEKKNKDKNKAPMEFGSEEDLLLKQAMNYFKGITASPEKKHTEKSES; this comes from the coding sequence ATGAGTAACGTAATCAAAAAAACAGGTTTAATTCTGATTGGTGCAATCGCTGGCATGATGCTCAGTTTGAATTTCTCCGCTATTGCCAAAAAGGATAATATCGAGGCAATCCATCCGCTGCCAATCGAGGAATTACGCACATTCGCCCAAGTCTTCGGCCGTATCAAGAGCGATTATGTCGAATCCGTGGAAGACAAGAAACTGATTACCGAGGCTATCAATGGCATGCTGATCGGACTGGATCCGCATTCATCCTATCTCGATAAAGACGAATACAAAGAATTACAAATAGGCACCCAAGGCGAGTTTGGTGGGTTAGGCATTCAGGTTACGATGGAAGACGGTGTCGTAAAAGTCATATCGCCGATTGAAGACACTCCGGCATTCCGTGCCGGCATTAAAACCGGTGACCTGATCGTCAAACTGGATGATACCGTCGTCAAAGGTATGACGTTGAATGACGCGATCAAGCTCATGCGCGGCAAACCCAATACCTCGATCAAAATCACGATTGTGCGGGAAGGAGAAACGGAACCGCTGGTCTTCAATCTGGTGCGCGACATCATTAAAATCCAAAGCGTTAAATCAAAAATGATCGAACCGGGTTATGCGTATATCCGGATCACGCAATTCCAAGAGCAAACCGGTGAAAATCTGGCACAAGCCATCAAAACACTTTTTGCCGGAAGTAATGGCACTATGAAAGGATTGATATTGGATCTGCGCAATGATCCGGGTGGATTACTTAATGGTGCCGTTGCCGTATCGGCTGCTTTTCTGCCGGAAAATGCTCTGGTCGTTTACACCGAAGGACGCAGCCCTGATGCAAAAATGAAATTGCACGCCAATCCGGAATATTATTTGCGCGGACCGGATGAAGATTATCTGAAAGGATTGCCGGCCGAAGTGAAAACCGTACCGATGATCACTCTGGTTAACGGCGGTTCCGCTTCCGCATCGGAAATCGTTGCTGGCGCCTTGCAGGATCATAAACGTTCCGTCGTGATGGGGTCGCAAACATTTGGCAAAGGATCAGTGCAAACGATTCTGCCATTGGGAAACAACACCGCGATCAAACTGACGACCGCGCGCTATTACACACCGAATGGTCAATCTATCCAGGCGCAAGGCATTACCCCCGATGTTCTGGACGAAACCGACAGCGGCGATGAACAACGTTTGCGCGAAGCGGATTTGAACCGGCATTTGTCCAATGGCAAGAAAACAGAAAAGAAAACAGCTCCGGAAGTCGATAAAGCTGCATTAAAACCAGCCGGTGAGAAAAAAGAGAAAAAAGAGAAGAAAAACAAAGACAAAAACAAAGCCCCGATGGAATTCGGCTCTGAGGAAGATCTTCTGCTGAAGCAAGCCATGAATTACTTCAAAGGCATTACCGCATCACCTGAGAAAAAACACACCGAGAAAAGCGAAAGCTGA
- the slmA gene encoding nucleoid occlusion factor SlmA gives MSTRAGSLIWLYSCYRFSYVVIRELRHSNQSINPGEREDRILQALAGMLEQPHRIRITTAALAKRSGISASAIYRCFPNKSKMFEALIAFIEKTLFVLINKILQEEQSGAKQIESLLLLLLGFSQKNPGMTRILTGDALVHEDDHLQLRIQRLHDRLEATFKQALRFAVSEQQLKLDADIAAQANLFMCFVIGRWYQFVKSEFRRDPLANWELQRLTVLPDALL, from the coding sequence ATGAGTACTCGCGCCGGTTCGTTAATTTGGTTATATTCCTGCTATCGTTTTAGTTATGTAGTGATCAGAGAATTGAGGCATTCAAATCAATCCATCAACCCGGGCGAAAGAGAAGACCGGATCTTGCAGGCACTGGCCGGGATGCTCGAGCAGCCGCACAGGATTAGAATTACCACGGCTGCGTTGGCAAAGCGGTCGGGAATCTCGGCATCGGCGATCTACCGCTGCTTTCCCAATAAGTCGAAAATGTTTGAGGCTTTGATCGCATTTATTGAAAAAACGCTGTTTGTATTGATCAATAAAATTTTGCAGGAAGAGCAGTCCGGTGCCAAGCAGATTGAGAGTTTGTTATTGCTATTGTTAGGTTTCTCGCAAAAGAATCCGGGTATGACACGTATTCTGACCGGCGATGCACTGGTGCATGAGGACGATCACTTACAGCTGCGAATTCAGCGGCTGCACGACCGGCTTGAAGCAACTTTCAAGCAGGCGCTAAGGTTTGCGGTCAGTGAGCAGCAATTGAAACTTGATGCGGATATAGCGGCGCAGGCGAATTTGTTCATGTGCTTTGTGATTGGCCGCTGGTATCAATTTGTAAAAAGTGAATTCCGGCGAGATCCGCTGGCCAATTGGGAATTGCAGCGATTGACTGTGCTGCCGGATGCATTGTTGTAA
- the gpmA gene encoding 2,3-diphosphoglycerate-dependent phosphoglycerate mutase has protein sequence MKKIVLLRHGESTWNKENRFTGWTDVDLTPQGIQEAQNAGRLLREHGFTFDIAYTSVLKRAIRTLWIVLDEMDLMWIPVEHTWRLNERHYGALQGLNKAETAAQYGDEQVLIWRRSYDVRPPALTLDDTRYAGMDPRYKNLAHGDIPLTECLKDTVTRFLPYWNTTIAPQVQAGKSIIIAAHGNSLRALVKYLDNISDEDILNCNIPTGVPLIYELDDNLKPIQNYYLGNSAEIQEAMQSVANQGKSTA, from the coding sequence ATGAAGAAAATTGTTCTCCTGCGGCATGGAGAAAGTACCTGGAATAAAGAAAATCGGTTTACTGGCTGGACAGATGTTGATCTAACACCCCAAGGCATACAAGAAGCTCAAAATGCCGGCCGGCTATTGCGCGAACATGGTTTCACGTTTGATATTGCTTATACGTCCGTCCTCAAGCGCGCCATCCGCACGTTATGGATCGTGCTGGACGAAATGGATCTGATGTGGATTCCTGTCGAGCATACTTGGCGCTTGAATGAGCGGCATTACGGCGCATTACAAGGATTGAACAAAGCAGAAACCGCCGCACAGTATGGTGATGAGCAAGTCCTCATTTGGCGGCGTAGCTATGATGTCAGGCCGCCTGCATTAACCCTCGACGACACCCGTTATGCAGGCATGGATCCGCGTTACAAAAATTTAGCGCACGGCGACATTCCTTTGACTGAATGCCTGAAGGATACGGTTACACGATTCCTGCCTTATTGGAATACCACCATCGCACCGCAAGTTCAGGCAGGCAAAAGTATCATCATTGCGGCACACGGCAACTCTTTACGAGCGCTGGTTAAATATCTGGATAACATATCCGACGAAGATATTTTGAACTGCAATATCCCAACCGGCGTTCCATTAATTTACGAATTAGACGATAACTTGAAACCGATTCAAAATTACTATCTTGGAAATTCGGCTGAAATTCAGGAAGCGATGCAAAGCGTGGCCAACCAAGGTAAATCTACAGCTTAA
- a CDS encoding rhodanese-like domain-containing protein, whose protein sequence is MELSLFQDHFLLRLENILFVITAVISGSMLLWSMVTQRGIKEVDTRTAVQLINYQDALVLDVRDDSEFAAGHLPNARHIPAEKIEERWAELQKFKEKPVVVIYRGGIRSNNASQVLKKNGFSQVVNLMGGIDSWKRAGLPMVKR, encoded by the coding sequence ATGGAATTGTCATTATTTCAAGATCATTTTCTTCTCAGACTGGAGAATATTCTCTTCGTTATTACGGCCGTTATCAGCGGTTCAATGCTGTTATGGTCGATGGTGACGCAACGTGGTATCAAGGAAGTCGATACACGTACGGCGGTTCAGTTGATAAATTATCAGGACGCACTGGTATTGGATGTGCGCGATGATAGTGAATTTGCTGCGGGCCATCTTCCCAATGCTAGGCATATTCCTGCCGAGAAAATCGAGGAGCGCTGGGCGGAGCTACAAAAATTCAAGGAGAAGCCGGTTGTAGTAATTTATCGCGGCGGTATCCGATCTAACAATGCCAGCCAGGTTTTAAAGAAGAATGGCTTTTCCCAAGTGGTTAATCTGATGGGCGGTATTGATTCCTGGAAGCGCGCCGGCCTGCCGATGGTTAAACGCTAA
- a CDS encoding HesA/MoeB/ThiF family protein, translated as MDDHQLLRYSRHILLPQIDIAGQEKLNQSHVLIIGAGGLGSPAALYLAASGIGNLTICDGDRVDLTNLQRQIMHDSGAIGVEKTRSAKQTLLRINPGIKITAIQARVDAERLSQLVPQADAVIDASDNFSTRHLVNQACVIYKKPLISGAAVQFSGQISAFDLRHSDNPCYHCLFPVDGEQEDMPCAIMGVFSPLVGIIGSMQAAETLKTLLDIGESLNGRLLVLDGLTMNWRSIRLSKDPACPVCHS; from the coding sequence GTGGATGATCATCAGTTACTGCGGTATAGCCGCCACATCCTGCTCCCGCAAATTGACATTGCGGGGCAGGAAAAACTTAATCAATCCCATGTATTAATCATCGGCGCGGGTGGTTTGGGTTCACCTGCCGCGCTGTATCTCGCAGCAAGCGGCATTGGCAATCTGACGATCTGCGATGGCGATCGGGTTGATCTGACCAATCTGCAACGTCAAATCATGCATGACAGCGGTGCCATCGGTGTGGAAAAAACACGATCGGCCAAACAAACTCTGCTCAGAATCAATCCCGGAATCAAGATCACGGCAATCCAAGCGCGCGTCGATGCAGAGAGGCTGTCGCAACTTGTTCCGCAAGCAGACGCTGTCATTGACGCCAGTGACAATTTCAGTACACGTCACCTTGTCAACCAAGCTTGTGTCATCTATAAAAAACCGCTTATTTCCGGCGCGGCCGTGCAATTTTCCGGTCAAATCAGCGCATTCGATTTACGCCATAGCGACAACCCTTGTTATCACTGCTTATTTCCGGTTGACGGTGAGCAGGAAGACATGCCCTGCGCGATCATGGGCGTATTTTCACCTTTGGTCGGCATTATCGGCAGCATGCAAGCGGCGGAAACACTGAAAACTTTGCTCGATATCGGCGAAAGCCTGAATGGCCGTCTGCTGGTATTGGATGGTTTGACCATGAACTGGCGTTCGATCAGATTAAGCAAAGATCCGGCTTGTCCGGTATGCCACTCGTAA